A single region of the Anomaloglossus baeobatrachus isolate aAnoBae1 chromosome 2, aAnoBae1.hap1, whole genome shotgun sequence genome encodes:
- the ATF1 gene encoding cyclic AMP-dependent transcription factor ATF-1, with product MEEVTKKTDNTDTVQTISFPASAFQASHLAQQMALRGTTTPLTVVLPGEQHIQVQGVIQTAQSSVIHSPQVAASQASSLSDSEDSQDSSDSIDSPRKARGILARRPSYRQILKDLSSEDTGKRNEEGAGVSASPTTTTIYQTSSGQYVTIGPNGTLQLAAGADGLQGLQTLAMANASSNQPGTTILQYAQTSDGQQILVPGNQVVVQTASGDMQTYQIRTTSTTTSLPQTVVMTSPVTLTCPPTKSDDPQMKREIRLMKNREAARECRRKKKEYVKCLENRVAVLENQNKTLIEELKTLKDLYCHKAV from the exons ATGGAAGAGGTTACCAAGAAAACAGACAATACAGACACTGTACAGACAATTTCTTTCCCTGCTTCAGCTTTTCAGGCATCACATCTCGCTCAACAA ATGGCACTACGAGGTACAACTACCCCTCTGACTGTCGTACTGCCAGGGGAGCAGCACATCCAAGTACAAGGTGTTATCCAGACAGCTCAGTCGTCCGTCATACACTCTCCTCAAGTTGCTGCATCACAG gcatcatCGCTCTCAGACAGTGAGGATTCTCAGGACTCATCAGACAGCATTGATTCCCCCAGAAAGGCGCGGGGTATTTTAGCTCGTCGACCTTCCTATAG aCAAATCTTGAAAGATCTCTCTTCTGAAGACACTGGAAAGCGAAATGAAGAGGGTGCTGGAGTATCTGCTTCTCCTACAACCACCACCATTTACCAGACCAGCAGTGGACAGTATG TAACCATTGGTCCTAATGGGACCCTCCAGCTCGCTGCTGGGGCAGATGGGCTACAAGGGTTACAGACTCTAGCAATGGCCAATGCTAGTAGCAACCAGCCAGGCACAACTATATTGCAGTATGCACAGACATCGGATGGCCAGCAGATTCTTGTACCCGGCAACCAAGTCGTTGTACAGA CTGCTTCAGGAGACATGCAGACTTATCAGATCCGTACCACATCAACCACCACCTCGCTCCCACAGACCGTGGTTATGACTTCTCCCGTTACGCTGACTTGTCCCCCAACAAAGTCAGATGACCCACAAATGAAGCGTGAAATAAGATTAATGAAAAACAG GGAAGCTGCCAGAGAATGCCGGAGGAAGAAAAAGGAATATGTCAAATGCCTGGAAAACAGAGTGGCTGTTCTTGAAAATCAAAACAAAACGTTAATTGAAGAGTTAAAGACTTTAAAAGATTTGTACTGCCATAAAGCGGTGTAA